In a genomic window of Armatimonadota bacterium:
- a CDS encoding response regulator transcription factor, whose amino-acid sequence MSIPERRARILVIDDEEQIRRALKTILAVRHYEVILAADGDEGLDLAVDHSPDLVILDLSMPGTSGLDVCRDLRAWYNGPILVLSVRSGDADKISALDLGADDYLTKPFSAGELLARIRALLRRASGIPAAPPVISAGDLEIDIATRRVTRSGADIELTRTEFDILAYLAQNADRVVTSRMILEQVWGPEYGEDTQTLRVHISHLRKKIESHSSVPRYILTEPGVGFRFSIS is encoded by the coding sequence GATTCGTCGGGCGCTCAAGACCATCCTGGCCGTGCGCCATTACGAGGTCATCCTGGCCGCCGACGGGGACGAGGGGCTCGACCTGGCAGTGGACCACAGTCCTGATCTGGTGATACTGGATCTCTCGATGCCGGGCACGAGCGGCCTCGACGTCTGCCGGGATCTGCGCGCATGGTACAATGGGCCGATCCTCGTGCTATCCGTCCGCTCGGGGGATGCGGACAAGATCAGCGCGCTTGACCTGGGCGCCGACGACTATCTGACGAAGCCTTTTTCCGCCGGAGAACTGCTGGCGCGGATCAGGGCCCTCCTTCGACGTGCATCCGGAATCCCGGCGGCCCCTCCGGTCATATCCGCCGGGGACTTGGAGATAGATATCGCAACCCGCCGCGTTACGCGGTCCGGCGCTGACATCGAGTTGACCCGGACCGAGTTTGACATTCTCGCCTATCTTGCGCAGAATGCCGACCGGGTCGTGACCTCTAGGATGATCCTGGAGCAGGTCTGGGGTCCCGAATACGGCGAGGACACTCAGACGCTGCGGGTGCACATCAGCCATCTTCGCAAGAAGATTGAGTCCCATTCCTCGGTCCCCCGCTACATCCTCACCGAACCGGGCGTCGGCTTCCGATTCTCCATCTCCTGA
- the kdpF gene encoding K(+)-transporting ATPase subunit F gives MNIEYLVVGMIAVGLLVYLVWALLRPDRL, from the coding sequence ATGAACATCGAATACTTGGTAGTCGGCATGATCGCGGTGGGGCTTCTGGTCTACCTCGTCTGGGCGCTTCTCAGACCTGATCGACTCTGA
- the kdpA gene encoding potassium-transporting ATPase subunit KdpA produces MRTVDLAQIGIVVALVIMVARPLGAYMARVFSGGRTLLDPALCPIERVIYRTCGIDPNDEMRWTTYTATMLVFNFVGMIFLYLVLRLQCVHPLNPQQFGGFRPDLAFNTAVSFVSNTNWQAYAGETTASYLTQMAGLTVQNFLSAATGVVLAIALFRGLTRRGANEIGNFWVDITRCILWVLLPMSIVCALALVSQGVIQNLSPHMVATTMEGRHQMIAQGPVASQEAIKMIGTNGGGFLNANSAHPYENSTPLTNLIEMLSIFAIPAGLTYTFGRFAGNQRQGWVFFSAMMILFLAGLGVTYWAESAANPNLASLGVDQAAGTAQSGGNMEGKEVRFGIANSVLFATMTTDASCGAVNSMHDSYTPLGGGMLMLNIALGEVIFGGVGAGMLGIIVFAVLAVFIAGLMVGRTPEYLGKKIEPKEMKMAMLAVLVVAASVLCVGALASSVAPGLVGRLNAGPHGLSEILYSATSASGNNGSAFAGLTSGTPFYDLILGLAMLIGRFLFIIPTMAIAGSMVAKRTVPETSGTFPTTGGLFVCLVVAVILIIGALTFFPAYALGPIVEHFLMHAGQTF; encoded by the coding sequence ATGAGAACTGTCGATCTTGCGCAGATAGGAATCGTCGTCGCCTTGGTCATCATGGTTGCGAGACCGCTCGGCGCGTACATGGCGCGGGTGTTCAGCGGGGGTCGAACACTACTCGACCCGGCGCTCTGCCCGATCGAGCGCGTAATCTACCGGACGTGCGGAATCGACCCGAACGACGAGATGCGCTGGACGACCTACACCGCGACGATGCTCGTCTTCAACTTCGTCGGCATGATCTTCCTCTACCTCGTGCTGCGCCTCCAGTGTGTCCATCCGCTCAATCCGCAGCAGTTCGGGGGATTCCGCCCGGATCTGGCGTTCAACACCGCAGTGAGCTTCGTCTCCAACACCAACTGGCAGGCCTATGCGGGCGAAACTACGGCCAGCTACCTGACCCAGATGGCAGGGCTGACCGTCCAGAACTTCCTCTCGGCGGCGACGGGTGTCGTGTTGGCGATAGCACTCTTCCGGGGACTCACGCGCCGCGGAGCTAACGAGATCGGCAATTTCTGGGTGGATATCACACGATGCATCCTGTGGGTCCTGCTACCGATGTCTATCGTGTGCGCTCTAGCGCTCGTGTCGCAGGGGGTCATACAGAACCTCTCCCCGCACATGGTTGCGACCACAATGGAGGGCCGACACCAGATGATCGCCCAGGGGCCTGTCGCATCTCAGGAGGCGATCAAGATGATCGGCACGAATGGCGGCGGATTCCTCAACGCGAACTCCGCCCATCCTTATGAGAACTCAACTCCTCTGACGAACCTGATCGAGATGCTTTCGATCTTCGCCATCCCCGCGGGGCTCACGTACACCTTTGGCCGGTTCGCCGGCAACCAGCGTCAGGGATGGGTGTTCTTTTCCGCGATGATGATTCTCTTTCTTGCCGGACTTGGTGTGACGTACTGGGCGGAGTCCGCCGCGAACCCAAACCTTGCCTCACTCGGGGTTGACCAGGCAGCCGGCACCGCTCAGAGCGGCGGCAACATGGAGGGCAAGGAGGTCCGATTCGGGATTGCCAACTCGGTGCTCTTCGCAACCATGACAACTGATGCGTCCTGCGGCGCGGTGAACAGCATGCACGACAGCTATACCCCGCTCGGGGGAGGGATGCTGATGCTGAACATCGCGCTAGGCGAGGTGATCTTCGGCGGCGTGGGAGCGGGGATGCTGGGCATTATCGTCTTTGCCGTTCTCGCGGTTTTCATCGCCGGACTAATGGTCGGGCGCACTCCCGAATACCTTGGGAAGAAGATCGAGCCGAAGGAGATGAAGATGGCGATGCTGGCAGTGTTGGTCGTCGCGGCAAGCGTGCTCTGTGTCGGCGCGCTCGCATCTAGCGTCGCGCCGGGGCTTGTCGGGCGGCTGAACGCGGGTCCTCACGGCCTTTCCGAGATACTCTATTCCGCCACATCGGCAAGCGGTAACAACGGAAGCGCGTTCGCCGGACTGACGTCTGGCACACCGTTCTACGATCTCATTCTGGGTCTGGCCATGCTTATCGGACGGTTTCTCTTCATCATCCCGACGATGGCGATCGCCGGATCGATGGTCGCCAAGAGGACCGTCCCGGAGACTAGTGGCACATTCCCGACGACTGGCGGCCTGTTCGTCTGCCTGGTCGTCGCGGTTATACTGATCATTGGGGCGTTGACCTTCTTCCCGGCGTATGCGCTCGGCCCGATTGTCGAGCATTTCCTGATGCACGCGGGACAAACGTTCTAG
- the kdpB gene encoding potassium-transporting ATPase subunit KdpB, producing MTDVARSEFGAGRGKNRRVPQSELIKQAVIRSFAKLDPRSLARNPVIFVTEVGSAVCTGYVFLALVRASGDIAFLGGIAAWLWFTVLFANFAEAMAEGRGKAQADSLRKMKTDTMANLRADGEIRRVPATELRKGDTVVISAGETIPGDGDVIEGIASVDESAITGESAPVIRESGGDRSAVTGGTKVLSDQIVVRITSEPGETFLDCMISLVEGASRRKTPNEMALDILLAGLTIIFLLVAVTLQAFAIYSGGAVPISVLVALLVCLIPTTIGGLLSAIGIAGMDRLIRHNVLAMSGRAVEAAGDIDTLLLDKTGTITLGNRQAGEFVPMPGVELSEVADAAQLSSLSDETPEGRSIVVLAKNSFGLRGRHINEAEARFVPFTAETRMSGIDLNGRHIRKGAVDSVVCWVRQQGGESPPELDVVVKRICSSGGTPLAVAEGDRILGVVHLKDVVKGGIQERFGQLRAMGIRTVMVTGDNPITASWIAREAGVDDFLAQASPENKLELIRKEQARGKLVAMTGDGTNDAPALAQADVGVAMNTGTTAAKEAGNMVDLDSNPTKLIEIVEIGKQLLMTRGALTTFSIANDVAKYFAIIPAIFAGTYPVLNKLNITHLNSPHSAVLSAVIFNALIIVALIPLALRGVRYRPLGAGALLRNNLLVYGLGGLIAPFIGLKLLDLLLVALGLAG from the coding sequence ATGACCGATGTCGCGCGAAGTGAGTTTGGTGCAGGCCGTGGCAAGAATCGGAGAGTGCCGCAGAGCGAGTTGATCAAACAGGCGGTGATCCGGTCGTTCGCGAAGCTCGACCCGAGAAGCCTCGCCCGCAATCCGGTGATTTTCGTGACCGAGGTCGGAAGCGCCGTCTGTACAGGCTACGTCTTCCTGGCCCTGGTGCGGGCCTCGGGCGATATCGCCTTCCTGGGCGGCATAGCGGCTTGGCTCTGGTTCACCGTTCTTTTCGCCAACTTCGCCGAAGCCATGGCCGAGGGTCGTGGAAAGGCACAGGCCGATAGTCTGCGCAAGATGAAGACCGACACGATGGCGAATCTGCGCGCTGACGGCGAGATCCGGCGGGTACCGGCCACGGAGCTCCGGAAAGGCGACACCGTGGTGATCTCCGCGGGCGAGACCATACCCGGCGATGGCGATGTTATCGAAGGCATCGCATCGGTCGATGAGTCCGCCATTACAGGTGAATCCGCTCCGGTCATCCGCGAGAGCGGCGGGGACAGGAGTGCGGTCACCGGCGGGACGAAGGTACTCTCAGACCAGATTGTCGTGCGAATCACTTCCGAGCCGGGCGAAACCTTCCTCGACTGCATGATCTCTTTGGTGGAAGGGGCATCGAGGCGGAAGACGCCCAACGAGATGGCTCTGGATATCCTGCTCGCCGGGCTGACGATCATCTTCCTTCTCGTCGCGGTGACCCTCCAGGCGTTTGCGATCTACTCGGGCGGCGCAGTGCCGATCTCCGTGCTCGTCGCTCTGCTCGTCTGTCTGATACCAACCACCATCGGTGGCCTCCTTTCCGCGATCGGCATCGCGGGGATGGACAGGCTGATCCGACACAACGTCCTCGCCATGTCCGGCCGCGCCGTCGAGGCTGCCGGAGATATCGACACCCTATTGTTGGACAAGACCGGTACGATCACCCTGGGCAATCGGCAGGCCGGCGAGTTCGTTCCCATGCCCGGCGTCGAACTGAGCGAGGTCGCCGACGCTGCGCAGTTGTCTTCTCTCAGCGACGAGACACCCGAGGGGCGGAGCATCGTGGTGCTCGCGAAGAACAGCTTCGGGCTCCGAGGGCGGCACATCAACGAGGCCGAGGCGCGGTTCGTACCGTTCACGGCGGAGACGAGGATGAGCGGCATTGATCTGAACGGTCGGCACATCCGGAAGGGTGCGGTCGACTCCGTGGTCTGCTGGGTGAGGCAGCAGGGAGGAGAGTCGCCGCCTGAGTTGGACGTAGTCGTGAAACGAATCTGCAGTTCGGGAGGGACTCCCCTTGCAGTCGCCGAGGGTGATCGGATACTCGGCGTGGTCCACCTCAAGGATGTCGTCAAGGGGGGCATACAGGAGCGATTCGGCCAACTGAGGGCGATGGGGATTCGCACCGTCATGGTTACCGGAGACAACCCGATAACCGCATCTTGGATTGCTCGGGAGGCCGGGGTTGACGACTTCCTGGCGCAGGCCAGCCCGGAAAACAAGCTGGAACTGATCCGGAAGGAGCAGGCGCGGGGCAAGCTCGTGGCGATGACCGGGGACGGCACAAACGATGCTCCCGCGCTTGCACAGGCCGACGTCGGGGTCGCGATGAACACAGGCACGACCGCCGCCAAGGAGGCCGGGAACATGGTCGATCTGGACTCCAATCCGACAAAGCTCATTGAGATTGTTGAGATCGGAAAGCAGTTGCTGATGACCCGAGGGGCGTTGACGACCTTCAGCATCGCTAACGATGTCGCGAAGTATTTCGCGATCATCCCCGCGATATTTGCTGGGACGTACCCGGTGCTTAACAAGCTCAACATCACGCATCTGAACTCCCCGCACAGTGCGGTCTTGTCCGCGGTGATCTTCAATGCGCTGATCATCGTCGCTCTGATCCCGCTCGCGCTCAGGGGTGTGCGATACCGGCCGCTCGGGGCAGGGGCGCTTCTCAGGAACAACCTGCTTGTGTACGGCTTGGGAGGGTTGATCGCTCCATTCATCGGCCTGAAGTTGCTGGATCTGCTTCTGGTGGCTCTCGGTCTGGCCGGTTAG
- the kdpC gene encoding potassium-transporting ATPase subunit KdpC, with protein MLRHVVISTKLILLSTVLLGLFYPWAITGIAQVVWPDRANGSLVERNGCIVGSMLIGQAFSRPEYFHPRPSAAGEGYDASASAGSNLGPTSRVLRDRVSADVRRLIRENPGLRRGAIPVDMVTASASGLDPDISPANAYSQAARVAAVRGMTLAEMRNLIRENTTPRQFGILGEPRVNVLRLNMALQGLP; from the coding sequence ATGTTACGGCACGTCGTGATATCTACGAAACTGATCCTGCTCAGTACGGTCCTGCTCGGTCTGTTCTATCCCTGGGCGATCACAGGCATCGCCCAGGTAGTGTGGCCCGACCGGGCGAATGGGAGCTTGGTGGAACGGAACGGCTGCATCGTGGGTTCGATGCTGATCGGACAGGCCTTCTCGCGGCCCGAGTACTTTCATCCTCGACCGTCTGCCGCGGGAGAAGGCTATGATGCATCGGCATCGGCCGGCTCGAATCTGGGGCCGACTAGCAGGGTGCTCAGAGACCGCGTAAGCGCGGACGTTCGTAGACTGATCAGGGAGAACCCGGGGCTGAGGCGCGGCGCGATCCCGGTGGACATGGTGACCGCGTCAGCGAGCGGGCTGGATCCGGACATCTCTCCTGCGAACGCATACTCCCAGGCCGCGCGGGTCGCCGCCGTACGGGGGATGACGCTCGCCGAGATGCGAAATCTCATCCGCGAGAACACGACGCCCCGGCAGTTCGGCATTCTCGGAGAGCCGAGGGTGAACGTGCTCCGGCTCAATATGGCTCTCCAGGGGTTGCCATGA